In Panicum virgatum strain AP13 chromosome 5K, P.virgatum_v5, whole genome shotgun sequence, the genomic window CAATAGGCTCAATAATATTTGATACAAAAGTTTTAAATAAATTATAGATATTGTTAATTGTGAATTCCTGTTTATGCATATTAGCAATTCCAATGTTTGTGCACTAATATTTTCTCACTGTCAAGCTTCCATGTATTGCACTTCCTCCGCGAGGCAAACACCGAATTCTACTGGCCCGATCCAGTGTAAAGGCGTGGCAACGCCACGCTGTGTTTCTAGTAAAAACTATGACGAGAGCAACAAGATTTGGGAAGAGAGAGGGATCCCAGTAGCGGGAGAGAGAAGATGCTATTTTTAACTCTTATGAGCAGCCCATAGCGTTATGGATGTCTCTCGAGCATCTGAGGTGTATAAGGACTGCCTCCACACTGGTTACAGCTACCCATAATGTCCTAAAAACACTCTTATTCCAATATTGATGGTGCCCTAAGAACTGCCAAATCATTTTGGGCAGCAATTAAGCTGAAGATCATCAATAGCATAAAAcatgattctaaacttgtggtcGACAATACGTGACCATATTTTTAgctaattttctttttttctaaggCGTTATACCTTATTGACAGGAGGTAGTATTGTACGAGAGAAATAAAATTCTAGTTATATTCATATACACAAAAGTATGAACCAAGTTTCATATAAAAGCGATTAAGGCTCTGTTGGATGTTGGTATTGAAGAGCTTGACATTGAATTGGATCCGATGCCAAATCAGCCTAGGCGTTGAAATGACTCGATGCCAAAATGATTATTGATTGGATGTCTGGAATTGAACCAGAAACAAATGCCAGTTTGGATGTGCATACCATAAATTTGGGACTTGACCCATCGTCTCATCCACATCTCGATCCTCTGCACTACTCATCCTCACACTATCACTCTAGGCGGTAGGCATGGTTAGCGGTGTGGCGGAGTGGGAGGGTGCAGTGGAGCGGGAGCGGCACGGGTTGGAGCGGCAGCGACGCGATTGGAACAAGGGAGCGGCGCAGTTGGAGCAGGGGAGCGGTGCGGTGGCTGAGCAGTGCAGAGGAGCAGGGAGTGGCACGGTGGCTGAGCACACAGAGGAGCAGAGCGACGATGGAGGGAGCGGCGCGGCTGGTGAGGGACATGGAGGCGCATGAGGGGTGGGAGGGGAGAAGCGGCACTGTGGCACCGGGGGGTAGAGCGGGGCGGAGGGCCTGATGGAGCAGAGTGGCGACAGTGGGCTCGGGGGAGCAGCATGGCGGACGACAGAGCAGGAGGGGCGTAGGGAGTGGAGGCTTGTGGGAGCAGCGCGGAGACCGGCGCAGCAGTAGCGGCGTGGGGAGTGGAGAGCTCTGGGGGAGTAGCATGGCGGCCGGGCGAGGGACGCGCAGGGAAGAAGAGGGGTGCGGTGAATGCAACACAATACAGAAGGGTAGAGCTCGGAATCGTGGGTGGAGGTTTAACATCACGCTCAATACCGATTGGTATTAGGAGAAATTTCTAATATCTATTCCTAGAACATCCAAACAGGTTTAAGATGAATACCAATTCCCAGTTCCAGATGTCAATATCTACATCCAAATAGTACTTAAGGATTTTTTACAAAGCTCCAAAACTGGAGATAATGGACAGAACATTCCACGAATGTCCCTGATGGTGCATCAGGCAATCATTCGAAGAGCATGCGAATCGTCAATGGGAGTTGACACCATCAGGCAATCATTCGAAGAGCATGAGAATCGTCAATGGGAGTTGAGAGGGGGAATAGGATGGGAATTTAGTTTTTAGTCACAATCCTGGTTCGCGAAGGAACGAGGGCTTCCATTCTCAACTGTTTGATGTGCATGTCGTATCACAGATTCCAAAAATTGGTGGGGGTGCACTCATCTCTTACCTAGGCTAGTTATGGTAAAGagtttcaaaatttaaatttagtgTAGATAATCTAAGAGCtgaattaaaaaaaactcttatattatacaattttaagctaaaaatatataaaaatcgTGTTGGATTGTAAAGAGACTACTGAGATCATAATCCGTTATCACATATCGTAGCGTAAGTTTTGTCTAATCACTATAATGCTATCCCTTGCCGAGAAAATGATGCTCGAAGCTTCGCTCTCCGTCCGATCAAAACTTTCACTACCACCAAACAAACAAAGATAGTTTCAAATCCTCATCTCTCGCGGCGCTCCTCCGCGTCAGTTATTCAGTAGCCTCTGCATTTATGGCTTTATTAATTATTACCCAAACGCTCTGTGAAAAGTATAATTAAGTAAAGCAAAGTAGGGTGACCTGTAGCAGCAGGGAGGGCGCCGTTTAGGTCCTGTTTAGTCATAAAAAATTCAACAgtatctgtcacatcgaatgttgtgacacatacatggagcattaaatacagttaaaaaaataactaattacacagtctaattgattagcacaagatgaatcttttaaatataattaatctataattaaatattatttattaaataATAACAAAATGTACTAAATACAAAAAACCAACAATTTTTCAGTACTCGTCCGTCCCGTTGGCCGCGGCAGACCAGTCGCCACTCGGCGCTGCCCGGTGGGGCCCCGCGGTTGGTGGCGCGCCGGGGCCCACGAGCGCCACGTTGGCGCGCTAgcccgccgcgggcgcgggggaAAAGCGACTTTCCCCGTTCCGTTCACAGCCTTTCCCGCCGATCCGCATCCTTTCCCGTTCCGTTTCACCCCCCTCGCTTGTCTCCTACTCCCCTCTCGCTGGCTTTGACTTTGCTTTCTTTAGGGACGCTGTGGGCCCGGTCCCTGGAAAGGCCAACGGACCCACACCCAGATGCCGTCGCCACCGTCGTCGTCGAACCCCCCGCGACGCGCACGCGGACCAAAccagaaaataatttctttttttttctatattttttagaTCGTCTACTATTTGACTATTTTTTGTTCAAAATACGAGAGAATTTCGTCCACGGAGAACCCATTCTGACCTCTGAATTTCTGCAGGCGCAGTGGCGGGCAGAACAGGTTCGGGTTTCCTATCCCGTAGCAGCACGAGCACCCGCGCGGCCGAGCCACGGGGCCGGGTCGATCACATCCAACGGTGGGGCCCGCCTCCTCCCGTCGCCAAAAAGTTCATCCTCCGCGCCTAGGAAAcgggggccgggccgggcgacGACCGGCTgtcgccggtcacttccaggtCCGCGCTCCCGGACACGAAACGGCTGCAGCTCGCCATCCGTAGCATTCAGGAGCAGACCCGCCCTCGCGtcacttgtttttttttgtttatgacGAAGAGATCGCGTCACCACATGGTTTTAAACGGGTGGTTAGCAGGAAATCCTCTCACCACCGCTCCTAGAATTTCCGGGGGGCATTCGCGGTTTTCCACAAGGTGGATTTGCATGTATgaccaaaaaaaaacacaggCCATGTTGTATTGAGTGCGTGGCAATACATTCTAGTATTTTTAAGGTATAGCGATAGCATATATATCATCTCAGTTAGTCCATGTAGAATTTCTAAAATGTAGTATGCCTATATATTATTATATGACTCTACTTTAATTTAGAATGTAACGTTATAATGAGATTTTGGAAATAATATTCGCGAAAATTACAAGTGCACTATAATTTGAACTTCTACTCAAAGGTCTTTAGAATTTTTCAATTTACTTATGATTAGACTATATGTTTCCTTACGGGTGATAGGTATTGCCGTGCAACCTGCTATAATTGTTCCATTATTTTCATTTAGCCCTTTTTATATCACTAGATCGGATTGAATTTCGAACTCGGTGAATTCTTTAGAAGATAGCCGGCAAGATAAAAAGCTAGAGAAGACAACATGTGAATCTAGCGGAGGAATGTTAATCTGAACGAAACCGACAAACCGCATATTCTTACTCACTTACCATTTAGGAACTCTTGTCGTTTTCCGTTTATAGGCAGTCGTAACGTATAAATTTAAAAGACGTAGCGACGTAGCGAGCCCGCCACCCAACAACcgatcgtcttcctcctcctacGAGATCCCTCCGTCTCCTTCCTCGCCGGTGCTCGTACGCCATGCTGCCACACCTTATCGCTACACCTCTCCACTATTCCGTCCActttctcctcctccaccgccgccgccgccgccaaccttTTACATCTCCTAATCTCCTCCATCCACAGCCTAACCAAAATCAAAATGCtgctaaaaaataaaaaaacagtaGAATCAAGAGGCGCTTCACTCCATGCTCCTCGCTTAGCCGAGGCCGCCGCAGCGGCCGACCGCGCCCGGGGCGCGTGACGTGCGTGCGTTCTCACCGCCTGCCCCGgtcgccgccccccccccctccggcTCCTGCTGCCATCAAAAGGGCGTCGGGAGGGGCCACGGAATTCTCCTCGCTCCAGACCAGCAGCCTGCCTTTCCGCTCGCAATCATCACCGCCGTCTCTCCCATTCCTCGGCCTCGAGACGACGCGTGCGGGGGCGCTCGTTCCCGGCGAGGTGACCGCGCCGACCGGGGCCGAGATGGCCGCGAGTGGCGGCCCGGACCGTGAACGGCAAACCGCCATTCGGCTCTTCGGCCTcagcctcgccgccaccgccgcggccgcaaCCGAGGTGAGCGAGCAAGccaaactctctctctctctctctctctctctctctctctctctctctctctcgctgtCTCAGCTCCTGGAATCGATCGTTCCTTGACCGGGTCggggcgtcgggcgtggcaggaCGGTCGTTCCTGGGGGAACGGAGGGCGAGGAAGCCGAATCGGGCGCGCCTTTCCTCGCCCGCTTTTTTGCTGTCGAATGCCTCTGGGTGTTGGTCTAGTGTGTTCCTGCTTGGATCCCGatcgctgctgctgcagcagctgctgttGCGAAACGATTCTTTGTTTCTGATGAATCCTGTTTGTTTCTCGTACGGGAATTCTGCTGCCGTGAGTGTTTCTTGTTGGCTGCCTGCTCTTGCTGATGGTTTGTGCACCGGATCGGAATCCTCCGTATGTGTGCTGGGAGATTTGCTTTGCCCTGTTCCATGGTGCGCACTGTACTGTCAGCACTGTATCTCCGTGTGGTTCAGTTTTGTTTCGTCTTGGGTCTTTCGtttttttctaaaaagaaaGACTCGGTGCCTTTCCTCAGGGGACATCGCTGATTGTTTTTGGCCAGTAGTTTTTTTCAGATGTGTTTTGTTTGACCAATAGTTGGTGTACTAAGTTGCAGTAGATCTATTAATTTTTTATAGGCATCGGGCATGGGAAAGGAAAGGAATATTCAGGTCCCATCGGTACAAAGGCCGGTGTCGATTTGCAGTTCAGTAGATTGCATTAAGTTCGTCGATCTGGGCGATTTTCAGTAGATCTCGTGGGACTAGGGACTGATCATCGTTTCTCCTCTAGTTATGAGGGGCCACAGATCATAGATTACTAAACtagccagtaaaaaaaatgttttttttaagaTTCTGATGAGGCAGTCAGAGGCCAGGGGCCCCTGTGGTTTGCTGAAAGTCCTGTTCTGCACGTACGGCTGCGTATGATAGGTTCGCGGCATCTCTGGTGCACGTGCCAAATACACAGATCTGGCAAGTCAAGTGTGGTCCACATCTGGAAACCATGAAGCGATTTGTTTAGGCTGGTTGTTGATTGCTTGTCCGGGTTTCCTGTGATGCGTTCGCATATTTCTGAACACTGGTACGGTGCCGGCCGTGACAGTGACCTATGTGACGCATGGCTAAAAGCGTAGTATCCTTCAACTCTTCTTCAGCGATAGAGACTAACTCTTTTCTGGCAAGGTTTATCCGGACACCGGGtcctaacttttttttttctcgcgtCTGAGATCCGCACCCGTGCTGGATTCGGGCACTTGTATTGGATTTAGGGGCATGGCATAAACTCCTCCGCATCTTAATTTCCTGCAACATTTTCTACTCCCAACtgccttctctttcttctctccgCATCCAGCGTTTTGTTCCTTCCCACAGCCGAAGATGCTGTCTGCATGGTGTGAGCACGAGCGACGACGGTGGTACACGAGAGGGGGCACATACGTCTCGAAATCTATTCATCGCATATGCGATAGAGCTCGTCACGTCGCACACGCACTATGCATCTTCTCCGACGAGCTCCAGCGGCCAAACTTCGGAGTGGAAGGGAccaccggcggcggggcggggcttGACACATCCGGTGGGCTAGGGATCGGGCGGGGGAGGTCGGGTCGGAGGTGATGATtagcggcggaggcgcagagacggcgccggagccgggggAGGCGGGGCGTTCAGCTGGTACGATTGGATTAATTAGTTCCAATCGCACACAGCGATAAATTGATGGGCCCCACAGCTGCGCGCAGCGGagctagggggggggggggggggggcagcgcATGCGCGCACGGCACGAGCCGCGCGAGTGCATGGCGCCACATGCACCTCGGCGGCGGTGGACTGCGTCGCTGGGGCTGTGGCAGAGAGCCCTGGATCGGACACTAGACTGTCGTGTGCTCGGCCATCATGCATGCGCACTCGCCATGGCTGTCCAATTCAGCTCTATTCCCATCCCAAAAACCCAGCTCCATCTACCTTTAGAGGTGCCATGGGGCGAGGTCAGATGGCAAACGGGACCAAGGGGTTAGGGACGGGCGCCGGCACCGGTCTCTTCATCCTTTTATCGGGCCTAGGTGGCAGCGAGAGAAGGgttatggaattttggatgttgCAAGTGTTGTAGACGTCTTTGCGATTGCTGTGTATGTGTATGTACGCATCTCGTGATGATTGATCAGTTTTTAAAGATGTTTAAATGTTGCAATAGCGCTTGTTTTCCATGTTTCATCTATTTATTGTCATATTATGCTGCATTGTTTGTTTGTAGTGTTTCGCCTACTTTTATTTGCATGAAAATGATACGTGAAATATTATATAATGTTGCGGCGGTAATTTTTTTATGAGAAGTAGATGATATTATGTTTCGGATGTTTTCCAGTGTTGCAAATATGAATTTTCGATGTTGCAGACGTTTTATCTAGATGTTTCGACGGAGCATCCGATAGGAATATTTCCATCCAACGTCTAGATGCTAGAAAcgccattttttttatttggcgTATTCAAAAGTTACGTCGAGTATAACACCTAACACAGCTAGCTAACCATGATTGGGGGAAAAAACACAGCTAACCAAACCTACACCTCACACACTCACACAGGCACCTGACAACTCCGGCAAGCGTGCATTTTAGTCAAGTACATGCGCAACGACGGTGCTGGCATTTGAACCCTGAAAAATCACGTGTCACATGAAAGTTGTTGGGCCAAAGGTTCGACGGGTGGTTCTCAGGGTCTtgaatacttttttttttttgagggtcaacggagggagagagagagaatcccCCACCTGTTACGTGGCCCATGATGAGCAACAGCTGTAATAAATTTGGCATCACCTTCTTGTGCTGGCACCACCCAAACAatctccaaattttcatacttaTATGCTTAACAATAATTAATTGTGTCTCCAGTTATAAATATAGAACATTATGGTTAGTTGATAACTGGTAATGTTTTTGTATTTGACTGCTTGCCTTTAAAGCTAAATGAATCTGAAATTCCACTTGAGATTGTGTTTTTCATCTGCTATCGTGTCTAATCATGCATCTCAAAACTACCTTTTTCAGGTTAGCACCAAGTTAGCAGATGATGTAAGAAGCAATGATGGCATACCATGCCTTCCAAACAAGTCATTGAACGTCGGAGCAAGCTCGTCCGGCTCCAAGAACAATAAGGAGGACGGGTTACAAGCTATCAGCAGTCAGCATGGGAAAATGGTTGCAGATTCAGAGTCTGCCAAAGGTGAGGATGGTTTACAAGCTATCAGCAGTCAGCATGAGAAAATGGAAGCTGATTCCAAGTCTGAGGAAGCTAAGAATGGCTTGCAAGCTATCAACAGTCAGCATGGGGAGATGGAAGCTGATTCCAAGTCTGAGGAAGTTAAGACTGATTCTGATGGATCTGGGCAGGAGAAGGTATTCAAGAAGCCAGATACCATTCTTCCCTGTCCTCGCTGCGACAGTATGAACACAAAGTTCTGCTACTTCAACAATTACAACGCGAACCAACCCAGGCACTACTGCCGGGCCTGCAGGAGGTACTGGACTGACGGGGGAACTTTGAGGAATGTCCCTGTCGGCTGCAAGCGCAGAAACAAGGGACCATATAAACGCCATTTTGCCATGCAGTCATATGATTATGCCATAGCTGCTAATGGAAGTGTTCCTGCCACATCTAGCAGCCAATCTCGTGCAATCATGCCACCTGTCCTTCCAGGTCCAGCAAAAGAAAATGAAGCCATTGCAGCTTCTGGATCAGAAGTGGTGCTTCGTCAGTCTATATCTCCAGTACCTGATGCTGAAGAGCAGAAGAACAACACCCATGTTTCCTTGGGCTCTGGTGACGACAAGGGACAAAAACCAGGCCCATCAGCTGCAGTGGCACCTGGTTCCTCAGAAAATCCAGTGCTGGAGAAGGTGGGCAATTACATTTCAGAGTACAGTAATGGCGTGAGAGTGCCTCCTCCCCACACTCAGTCTTACCCTGTTGCTGTCAGGGCATATACTGACTTCTCAACAGATGGTGCTCGAGGGTTGGCACGTAGCGAGGTCAGTCCTATTTCGTTGCTGCTATCAACGATGTCAGACCTAGGGATTCTTGCACCTGCTGTTCCCGTCCCTCAACCTCCAATGGCACCTTTGACCTTCCCTCAACCTCAAATGGCACCTTTAACCTTCCCTCAACCTCAAATGGCACCTTTGACCTCCCCTCAACCTCAAATGGCACCTTTGACCTCCCCTCAACCTCAAACGGCACCTTTGACCTTCCCCCAACCTCCAGTGGCACCTTTCTGCAGCGGCATTCCTGGCTGGCCTAATGGAGCGTGGAGTGTGCCACGGCCTGGAAGTAGTGTCTCTACGACGCCATATCCTCCTCAAAACAGTGACACTACAATGCCAAATCTTCCTCAAAACAGTCTCCCTACAATGTCATATCCTCCTCAAAACAGTTTTGCAATGCCATATCCTCCTCAAAACAGTGTTGCTAGTTCAGGAAGCAGTTCTTTGACTCTGACTTTAGGAAAGCATCCAAGGGAAGCTAATTCGCAGGAAGAAGACAAGCCAGAAGAGACATTCTGGGTCCCTAAAGCGCTCAGAATCACTGACCCGGACGAGGCTGCAAAGAGCTCAATCTGGGCCTCTCTAGGTATCAAGCCTGATGAAAGGCTCTTTTGCAAGTGTTTCCAGTCAAAGAATCTTAAAAATGGCAAGGCACCAGAATCTCCACAGGCTCTGCAGGCCAATCCAGCGGTGTTTTCTGACCCCTCGGACATTTCAGGGGAGGATACCAGAGGATTTCTGCATCTGTGATAACATACTGCAAATCAAGCAGAAGCGAAAGAGGATACCGGAGGATGGTCAATGTTCCTTCAAGTGTTTTTCTTCAACTGATGTGCTGGTAACTGCAGCACTTCGACAATCTCAATTCAAACCTGGCAAAGACTTCGccagttttctttttcttttctctgttGAATATTTAGGTTGGTCTGAAATTTCTGACTGCTCAGAGGAGTGCTTATGCAAATACTTTAGGCCTGTGAGTTCATGTCTAGATAGACTTTTAGCTGGCACCGGTTAAAGTTTTCGTGTAGCTTTGTTCAGGTCATGAGTGAGGTAACTTAGGTTCATGAGCGCATGCAGAGGGACAATCGCTATTAGCTTTATATGGTTCTGCTGGAGTTCAAAACTGTGCTGCATTTGTTAGCCAGCGGTGATAAATAAAGAGTTACCTCAAATATTTTGGTGTTTTCTTTCGCTTTAGGAGGAATGATTAACTGATGCTTTTACTTCTTTGTTCTGAAGTTCATGAGATGGCTATCATGCAAACCTTGATATGTTGATTTCCCCCCCTTCAAATCAGCTACGTTGATTGTCCTTTTATCACCCAAAAAAATAGCTATATTGATTTACTTCCGTATCAATCTTAGAAGACTGGGGTTACCTGCAATTTGTTGTCCGTGGGCTTTTCAAATAATACCTCTGCTACGCTCAGGTAACACAGCCAAAATAAACGAACTTCAGAAACCAAAATAAACAGCCAAAATAACGACATATAGGGGCAGAGCATCAtagaaaaaattttggaaattaAAATTTTCAAGCAATGGTGTGTTCCACAATTACATTACATTCCAAATCTTGAAAACTAAATTACTAAAGCATCCGTATGCTTCACATTTACATTACTACCTTGCAATTTTCCTGCCACAAACAGttggaaaaaaaatcttgtGTGGCAGCgatttctatttcctattctgTAAATGTCAGAAATACATACATACCTACATTCGTACACGTTGGAGACTAAACCTATCACCTTACAGCTAAATGAAACAGCTCGTATGCACACAAAAAGGATGAAGAAAAACAGAAATGAAAAAGAAGGAAGAAACACTATAGTTTCCTAAGCTATTGTCATGAAAAACCTTCCATTGGAATTTCTGAGCGGTTCACCTGATTTACATTCGTGAATTTTTCCATCTCTCGGGCGATCTGAATATCGTTGGGCCTAAAGTGTTCTGAGAAAGCCTTAATAACAAAATGTGGGACCATTGCTGTGACAACAATGATAAGCAGCAGTAACCAAAACAGACCAGTCCCCATTATATGAAAGATTGCCCTGAAATAATTGATTGGCAACGGTAAATATGCAGTTCATACCAGTATCTCACAAGTAACTGCAAATAAACTTATTCATTCCAGCTTAAATAAAAGAACTTCAGGGCACTCATTTTACTAGAAGAACTACAGTGCAAAAGCAACAAATCAAAATGTTTATTCAGATAATTTTCTACTAACACGTCAGATGATTTTCTACTAACACATTTCAAGAAGTGAACAATCTCACATAATGAAAAGAACATGAATATCTTTTTGTTCCGAACTCCTACTCATTGAATATTTAAAAACAATTGCATACTATTACAGGGAATACCACTGATAATGCAATAGTCGTCAGTAATAAGAGGCTAAAGAGGAAGTACTCACCCATAACCTGGAAGAATCCATATGGAGTCTATGACAAAGAGGCAAATGGTGGTTGCTGCAATTGTTCCCCACACAAATGCATGTATTATCCAATTCCACCTAACAATGTCCATGGCCAATTGCATATTTACAACAATCACAGGTGCAAGTGCCCACAGATCTCCCAGACTAGACATATCTATTGTGCTTCGTCTATAAGCAAAATACGGCAAGTAGAAAACAACCAAACTCTGCCAGAGCGCTTCAAGCATATTGAGAACAAACAAATTCACATTATACTTCTCATCCCTCTGGCCAGATCCGTATAGCTTCGGATAAGCCAGCAGGGTTGACTTACTAAGATCCTTGTCAAGAATTCCGACAACAATTGTTGGAAGGGATGTATATAGCACAGTATACAGAAGACTACTCCATTCAGTGATAGCAGTTGTCAGAGTGAATGCCGTATAAAGTACATACCTGGGATCACACATGAAGTATTAGTCTTCCTCAAATGCCCGAGTAAGAAAAATAGTTAATGCAGCCAATTTCAACCATGCAACTTAACATATATTTGTAATGCAGACTATATTTGTAATTCAAGATAGAAATTTGTCTAACGGATAtagtaataaaataaataaagtatCATCTTTTTTCCTACAGTTTCATAAAGTACTTATCTATATTAATAAACCAAAAGCTCTTACCAGAAAAGAACCAAGACAAACGTAGCATTCTTGTAAAAGTTGTAAAGGATCATGTAGGACATCCTCTGATAATTCCAGTGACCGTGAACTAATAGAAGAGGAACCAAGAATCTAAATTGTCCCATAGCGAAATCTGATGCCATAACAGCTTGTCGTCCTTCTTGGCCACTAATGCCAACCCCAACATCAGCCATTTGAATCATTGAAACATCATTTGCACCTAAATGCCATAAGTAAGGAAGCTCATGTCAGATTTGCACATTTTAGTTCCTAGACAATAAAATATGTAATAATAAGAGAAGCAAAGAGGGAATAATACCATCACCAATTGCTAAGGTCATATCATCTGTCCTGTTCTTGATAAGAGCGACTATTCCTGCCTTTTGTAATGGGGCCACTCGACAACATAAGACAACACTACATTCAGTCGCTAGTTTGAAAAGCTGCCACAACCAATAGAAGGCAAATCATGCATGAGCCACAACCAGAACATTCATTGGTAGAACTACAGCAAGATGATTACCTCTTCTTGCAACTCCGTCTCTAGAATGTAAACAAGGCTGTTACCATCTACAATCAAAGCAATAGTTGTGTTGGAAGCTTCTGATGCTAGCATTGGATTCAGTGTACCGATTGATGAAGCAGCTCTGAGCTTCTTAGTTGTGGCAAGCGCTTCCACAAGACTTCTCTGACACGACTCCTTTGAATTGTTATTTATAACAATTTGTGTCATGTCATTAGTCAGCAGCTTACAGGAGTAGCCAATAGAAATTGCTGTCTCCTGCTTATCTCCTGTTAAGATCCAAACCTTCATGTCTGCTTGCCGAAGAGATTCTATTGCTTCCGGAACTCCAACTTGAAGCTTATCTTCAATCCCAGTGGCCCCCAATATGTGGATATTGCACTCTATGTTCGTGGCAACAGATCGGAGTAAGCTTCCTCTTCCAAGTACTGCTGTGCTAGCATTCTCATAAGCTAATTGCCAGTCCTCAAACTCAGATTGACTCAATTCACGCATACCAACAACAAGAGTTCTTAGGCCAAGTGATGAATACTTGTGGAGATGTGCCTCTGTAGCACGAACAATGTCCAAATCTGATGATTTGTTTGTAATTCCAAATATTGAACTGTCCGCGCCTTTCACATACAGCTTGATAGTCCTATCTGGGCAGCTAACTATGACAGACATTCTCTTACGATCACTATCAAACTCATGAAGTCCTAATATATCAAATCTGCAAATTCCATACCAGCAGAATACATCATATAGTAAGCCAATAATGTTATTAAATTATAGAAATGTTAGTTGACAAGCACACACCAAAAAAAATGCACTGGAAGTCTGGAGTGAGGAATAAAGGAGTCAAAACAGGCCttccaaagaagaaaggaaaacttGTAATACAAAACAATAGCTAGACATACCAGGCAGCATAGATGAGTACTTACACACAATTTACACACCgcaaaagataaagaaaagtttAAGCCTTTATGGGCTGCATGATTAGAAAATTCCTTAAGTGCATGTCATTAAATTTGCATGTACCTGTCAAATTGCCAAGCGTAGATCCTCTTGAAATGTTCATGGAAGGATGAATGATAAAAAAACTAGATAACTCTAGTTTTAACCAGTAAAATTAGATTTAGATTCAACTCAAAGCTCTCTATTAGTTCATTAACCCTATACTTTCCAAATGGAATTTTCATACTACAATTCAACAAGACAACAAGACATACTATAATTCAACGAAGAAAACAC contains:
- the LOC120709722 gene encoding cyclic dof factor 2-like — encoded protein: MAASGGPDRERQTAIRLFGLSLAATAAAATEVSTKLADDVRSNDGIPCLPNKSLNVGASSSGSKNNKEDGLQAISSQHGKMVADSESAKGEDGLQAISSQHEKMEADSKSEEAKNGLQAINSQHGEMEADSKSEEVKTDSDGSGQEKVFKKPDTILPCPRCDSMNTKFCYFNNYNANQPRHYCRACRRYWTDGGTLRNVPVGCKRRNKGPYKRHFAMQSYDYAIAANGSVPATSSSQSRAIMPPVLPGPAKENEAIAASGSEVVLRQSISPVPDAEEQKNNTHVSLGSGDDKGQKPGPSAAVAPGSSENPVLEKVGNYISEYSNGVRVPPPHTQSYPVAVRAYTDFSTDGARGLARSEVSPISLLLSTMSDLGILAPAVPVPQPPMAPLTFPQPQMAPLTFPQPQMAPLTSPQPQMAPLTSPQPQTAPLTFPQPPVAPFCSGIPGWPNGAWSVPRPGSSVSTTPYPPQNSDTTMPNLPQNSLPTMSYPPQNSFAMPYPPQNSVASSGSSSLTLTLGKHPREANSQEEDKPEETFWVPKALRITDPDEAAKSSIWASLGIKPDERLFCKCFQSKNLKNGKAPESPQALQANPAVFSDPSDISGEDTRGFLHL